The Euzebyales bacterium DNA window CGAAGTGAACAACGATCTGCGTGAAGAGTTCGGTGCCCTCATGGACGCGTGGTCCGCGGCCATCGTGGCCGACGACCCGGAGGCGATCGGACGGTTCGCCGAACCCGACTGGGTACTGATCGGAGAGACCGGCGTCTTCCCGCGCGAGCAGTTCCTCGACTCGGTCGCGGCCGGCCGGATCACCCACCACACGATGAGCCACGAGATCCACGAGGTCCGCATCTACGGCGACGTCGCCGTCGTCCTGACCCGCGGCCGCAACACCGGCGCCTACGACGGCGAGGAGTTCGAACT harbors:
- a CDS encoding nuclear transport factor 2 family protein, with product MNNDLREEFGALMDAWSAAIVADDPEAIGRFAEPDWVLIGETGVFPREQFLDSVAAGRITHHTMSHEIHEVRIYGDVAVVLTRGRNTGAYDGEEFELDEWTTEVFVRRDGGWKCSVTHLTAVADGSAA